The sequence GTATCGCGAAGCGTTTTGGGTTGAATATGAGGTTGTTTGCAATCAGGGCGCTGACATCGCCCTTGATCAGCGGGTTACGCTCCGTGTTGTGGGCAAAGAGGTTCCCAATGGCTGCAATTCGCCGGCTGTGATCGCCGATGAGCATCCCTTTCGAGTGTTCCCCTTCGGGGTGGAGGGAATGCGAGAGACCCTCGGAGATGATGCAGTGTCGAAATGTGACATCGTGGACGCCGTGATACCACGTGCTAACGTTTTCGTCGGTGGCCCAGCTCAGCGAACAATGGTCAACCACAACGTTGAAGACTTCCGGCGTTCCCTCGGGCGCGCCTATCAATCCAAGGGCATCCCGTTGGTCGCCCGCTTGACTATCCGGATTGTCGCCGACACGGATGCGAAGGTGTTGCATCAAGACGTCGTGTGTCTGGACGATGAGACCCGCCCCAGACAGCGTGATTCCGGGCGACGGCGCCGTCTGTCCCGAGATGGTTGCGAATGGCTCTCGTATGACGAGCGGAGAATCAAGTTCGATGATTCCCGACACCTCGAAAATGACCGCACGCGGGCCTGCATAATCAAGAGCTTCTCGTAGCGAGCCGGGGCCATCGGGAGCGAGCGTGGTGACACGGATAAGCAGGCCGCCGCGTCCCGCCGGAGTGGTCGCGCCGAAGCCTTCTGCGCCGGGGAAGACGGGTAGGTCTTTGGAATAGTCGCGAACGTCGTCGAACGGCGCTTGCCCGTACTCGCTTGGTGGACACGCAGAGGTTACTGCCAAGAGCGCCAGTCCTAAAGCGAACTCACGAAGACGGCGACGCGGTCTGTGGTGGGCTTCTGTGGTCCAACGATCCATGCGACGACCCCTGTCCAAGTACTCTCGACCGCGCACGCCATCAAGGGGATACGCCGCCAATCGCGATTGCGTATTCTACGCATCCGGAGACGACAAACGCGACTAGAGGGCTATATCACTTCATGAAATGTCGGAAGGGTTCTGAGTCGAAACTGTAGAACGCGAAAATGCGCTAGAACGTATACGAGCAGCCGAGCAGAATTTCGTCCGATCCAGATTCAATCCGGCTTCCCTTGCCCAGTTTCGAAAGCAAGTCGCCCCGGCCGTTCTCTTCCATTTCGCGGTCGACGGCGTGGAGCCACGTAGCTTGGATCTCCCATCGATCATTGACTTTGTACGCGGCGCCGAGTGCGAAGTGGTCGCGGGTCAGGGTGGGCACGAGAGAATTCAGAAACACTTGATCGTCCGGAATCACGTCGGTCAGGGCG comes from Candidatus Hydrogenedentota bacterium and encodes:
- a CDS encoding right-handed parallel beta-helix repeat-containing protein, whose translation is MDRWTTEAHHRPRRRLREFALGLALLAVTSACPPSEYGQAPFDDVRDYSKDLPVFPGAEGFGATTPAGRGGLLIRVTTLAPDGPGSLREALDYAGPRAVIFEVSGIIELDSPLVIREPFATISGQTAPSPGITLSGAGLIVQTHDVLMQHLRIRVGDNPDSQAGDQRDALGLIGAPEGTPEVFNVVVDHCSLSWATDENVSTWYHGVHDVTFRHCIISEGLSHSLHPEGEHSKGMLIGDHSRRIAAIGNLFAHNTERNPLIKGDVSALIANNLIFNPKRFAIHLSDPENSGVSMATIIGNVLVRGKDSNPGMGIINLLLSAKPGTVVYARDNAVRKSGPLSPVAPLGNDDAIPVLLSPLTLQPTNAVTSWVLEHAGARPTDRDSVDARVVKDVSDGMGRIIDSPTDVGGLPPTTPASRTLSPPANPNADDDSDGYTNLEEWLHAFSTPLDPMP